In Stieleria varia, one genomic interval encodes:
- a CDS encoding orotidine 5'-phosphate decarboxylase / HUMPS family protein: MKPIVQISLDLTNIDEALQTAEMALRAGVDWLEAGTPLILAEGLHGVRKLREAFPTTPIVADLKTMDGGYLEAEMMAGAGATHVVVMAAAHDETIKCVVKAGKDFGCQVMGDNMVCPDMVQGARRLESLGCDFIIHHIGYDERRGIAAAGLRMPSPLDQLRDVVAAVSIPVQAVGGLSLEQAIECPSHGAPLVVLGAPLTIDADAFKTADGDLESSLRLICDAVHAQQVAKIGRQD; the protein is encoded by the coding sequence GTGAAACCGATCGTACAGATCTCGTTGGACTTGACGAATATTGATGAAGCCTTGCAAACGGCTGAGATGGCACTGCGAGCCGGTGTCGATTGGCTCGAAGCGGGAACGCCCCTGATTTTGGCGGAAGGGCTACACGGAGTCCGGAAGCTCAGGGAAGCGTTTCCGACGACTCCCATCGTCGCTGACCTCAAGACCATGGACGGGGGCTATCTGGAAGCCGAGATGATGGCGGGCGCTGGTGCCACGCATGTGGTCGTCATGGCTGCGGCGCACGATGAAACGATCAAGTGTGTGGTCAAGGCGGGTAAGGATTTCGGCTGCCAAGTGATGGGCGACAACATGGTGTGCCCCGACATGGTCCAAGGGGCGCGACGCCTGGAGTCATTGGGATGCGATTTCATCATTCACCACATCGGATACGACGAACGTCGCGGCATCGCAGCGGCCGGATTGCGGATGCCAAGCCCGCTGGATCAACTACGTGATGTCGTCGCCGCCGTCTCGATTCCCGTCCAAGCCGTCGGCGGTCTGTCACTGGAACAGGCCATCGAGTGCCCCAGTCACGGCGCCCCGCTGGTTGTCTTGGGGGCCCCCCTGACGATCGACGCCGATGCATTCAAGACGGCCGACGGTGACCTGGAGTCATCACTACGCCTGATTTGC